Part of the Rhodohalobacter sp. 614A genome is shown below.
CTATTTGTACAGAAAGTATTTCTGTGACTTCATTTAAAAGAGATGAAGGATTGTTGAATTCAGGCAGTGTTGCTTCTCCTGAATAATTCTCAGCAAGGCATTCAAACTCATTGACATTTGATCGTCCCTGGAACCAAAGTTTACTCTCATTAAGAGGGACAAACGTAGATTGAAATGAAAAAACTTCCCCCGCAAAAATCAGACTGAAGAGCATGAGAACGGCTATCTTCATAAATGATATGTTAGGGAAGTTTTTCATCTTGAAAAAAATATTATGGCTATCTACTGAAAGATACGTCAAATTTTATAATAACTTCATCTTTAGATCGAATTGTACCAAAAACTGCGGTCGGCGGATCGATACCAAAGTCGGTCATCAGAATTTGTTTTTCGCCAGTGAACTGGATGCTGCCATCCTGAACATTTGCTGTTACCTGCATATCAGCCGTATAGGAAGTTCCTTTAGCTGTGATAACCCCGTTTCCGGTGATTAATAATGCACCGTCTTGACTGGTTACTTCTGTAACGTTATTAAGCTCGAAAGTAACATTCGGGTAATCATCTTTTTCCATGTGTTTATGGATATTTTTTTTGAGCCCACCAGACTCAGCATCAATTCCCTCTACAGGAATGGTTAAACTCAGGCTTTTAAAAGATTCAGGTGTAAGATTTTCTGCACTGACAGACTCTATATTTTGAAGAACAAGAGTACCGTTTACTTCAGTAGCCTGGGCCTCCCAGTCATGAACGTTAGAGTCTCCGTCAATAATCATGCTGGAGGATTCCTGAGCGGTAAGTGTGATGTCCTGTGCTACGGCTGATCCTGCCATGAATAGTAGCGCGATGAAAAGGGATATTATTTTTTGAGTATACATAGCTTTGTAAATTTAATTTGCAGGGTTGTTTTTTTACAACCCTGCATGGGGTTTATTAATTCAATTTATTTCTTAGAAACTTACTACTGCTTCGATGTTGATTCCGCTGAATTCTGCATCATCATATACTCCGGAGAATCCATCGTAAGACTGAGTTACAAATTCAACTTTTGTCAGTACGTTTTTGGTGAGGAACCAGCCACCACCGATGTTCAATCTTGAGATGTCAACGTCTCCATCGGAAATATGATCACCAGATACAGTGTTGTATCGTCCGCCGATGTAGAAGTCTTCATCTGCACCAAATCTGTAGAGAAGTTCTCCACCAAGTTGTGTGAATGATCGTGAGCTGGGCTCAGCAGATCCCTGACCGGATGTGGTTTCAAATACTCCGAAGAATTCCAGGCCTTGATATTTCAGGAATGGGTTGATCATGATAGATGTCATTTCTCCACCACCAGCATCAGCAAATGCAGGGTCGAATCGGCCAGCCCGGAAGTTGCCGGGTTCAATTGCGTTATAGTATCGGCTACCTGCCCGGTCGCCAGCGTAGATGTAAATTCGGGCAGCTTCAGATATTCTCATGAGAGATCCGGTAATTCGGAATCTGAAATCGTCATTTATTTGGCTGTCATATCCAACTTTTGCGAGGAAAGTTGCTTTTGTTTTAACGTCGCCCTCAACAGTGCTTTGATTTAATTTACCATTGGTAAGGCCAATCATTCCAAATATCGGTCCGTTGTACAAGTACACTTCACCACCAACTTCTGTTGTGAATGAATCCATGATGTAGTTACCTACAAATGGGTTGAAGATCGTAGCACCGTTATCACTTCGTCGGAAGTGAGTATCACCGTAGTTGTTTTCCATGTGTCCCACTTTAATTCGCATGTGGTCACTTAATTCAGAAAGAAATCCTTCTTCAATGAAATCAAATGAATCCATTTGCAGATATCCACCTTTAACGTATGCTTCCGGGTGGTGTTGAGATGAAAGATAGGTTCTGAGGTGCATTCTCAATCCGGGAGCCAAAGCTACATCAAAATCCAGGTTTGAGGTTGCCAGGTTAAAGTTGTTTTCAAGGTCGGGTAAATCACCTGCGGCATTATCATGGCTCATTCCCTGGAACTGTAACGTGTTAGAGCCGCCAATTCGAAGATTAAAACCATCGAATTCTTTGTCGGTGTAGAAGGGAGCTTCAAATTCGTTCAAGCCTGTTTGATCAGGAGAGACATAATAGGGTAACACCCGATCATTATCTTGGGCTTGCAATCCAATGCCCCAAAGCGAGAATAAAAATATAAAGGATAATGTAGTTGTTAGAGTTTTCATGGTCTTATTTTTTTCTGTGTTTATTGGGTAATTATTAAAAATTTTTTTGAGCCGTAATGTGGCCGTC
Proteins encoded:
- a CDS encoding YceI family protein yields the protein MYTQKIISLFIALLFMAGSAVAQDITLTAQESSSMIIDGDSNVHDWEAQATEVNGTLVLQNIESVSAENLTPESFKSLSLTIPVEGIDAESGGLKKNIHKHMEKDDYPNVTFELNNVTEVTSQDGALLITGNGVITAKGTSYTADMQVTANVQDGSIQFTGEKQILMTDFGIDPPTAVFGTIRSKDEVIIKFDVSFSR